A single window of Pseudomonas lijiangensis DNA harbors:
- a CDS encoding MATE family efflux transporter — MSKLSSDWRHRPTHHRVWGLALPMILSNISVPLVALVDTAVIGHLPHAHQLGAVAVGATLYTFLAWAMGFLRMGTTGFAAQAAGRSDGAALRQILLQGLLLAMGLACLLGLIALPFSHLALSLMQPSADLQQMTLDFFHARLFGLPAALATYALVGWFLGTQNARAPLAILLITNAVNILLNLWFVLGLDWGVVGSARASVLAEWTGALIGLFMARNALRVWPGRIVWAALKLWSNWRPLLAVNRDIFIRTLALQSIMFLITAQGARLGDATVAANALLLNGLLLTSHALDGLAHAVEALCGHAIGARDRTALRRSLVVAGGWSLIASLAFALLFLTGGHLFVQMQTNIPEVRETALLYLPYLAAMPLLAVWSYLLDGLFIGATRAREMRNAMLISVALIAPVAFFAVDQGNHGLWLTFMTFTLLRGLSLGAIAWRLNRKDGWFAY, encoded by the coding sequence ATGTCCAAGTTGTCCAGCGATTGGCGTCATCGCCCCACTCATCATCGGGTCTGGGGCCTGGCGCTGCCGATGATTCTGTCGAATATCTCCGTACCGCTGGTGGCGCTGGTGGACACCGCCGTGATCGGCCACCTGCCCCACGCTCATCAATTGGGCGCAGTCGCGGTGGGCGCCACGCTCTATACCTTCCTGGCCTGGGCCATGGGTTTTCTGCGCATGGGCACCACCGGATTCGCTGCACAGGCTGCCGGGCGTAGTGATGGCGCGGCGTTGCGCCAGATTCTGCTGCAAGGTCTGCTGCTGGCGATGGGGCTGGCCTGCCTGCTGGGACTGATTGCCCTGCCTTTCAGCCATCTGGCCCTGTCGTTGATGCAGCCCTCGGCCGACCTGCAACAGATGACTCTGGATTTCTTCCACGCCCGGCTTTTCGGCCTGCCTGCGGCACTGGCCACCTATGCGCTGGTGGGCTGGTTTCTCGGCACCCAGAACGCCAGGGCGCCGCTGGCGATTCTATTGATCACCAATGCGGTGAACATCCTTCTCAACCTTTGGTTCGTTCTGGGCCTGGACTGGGGAGTGGTCGGCTCGGCGCGGGCTTCGGTGCTGGCAGAGTGGACCGGCGCATTGATCGGTCTGTTCATGGCACGCAACGCTCTGCGGGTCTGGCCAGGCAGGATCGTCTGGGCAGCCTTGAAACTCTGGAGCAACTGGCGCCCGCTGCTGGCGGTCAACCGCGACATATTCATTCGCACCCTGGCGCTGCAATCGATCATGTTCCTGATCACCGCCCAGGGCGCCCGATTGGGAGATGCCACCGTCGCTGCCAATGCATTGCTGCTCAACGGACTGCTGCTGACGTCCCACGCACTGGACGGGCTGGCCCATGCCGTGGAAGCCTTGTGCGGGCATGCCATAGGAGCGCGTGACCGCACGGCATTGCGTCGTTCTCTGGTGGTCGCCGGTGGCTGGTCCCTGATTGCCAGCCTGGCCTTTGCGCTGTTGTTCCTGACGGGCGGGCATCTGTTCGTGCAGATGCAGACCAACATCCCCGAAGTGCGTGAAACCGCCCTTCTCTATTTGCCCTATCTGGCAGCCATGCCGCTGCTCGCGGTGTGGAGTTATTTGCTGGACGGCCTGTTCATCGGCGCCACACGCGCCCGTGAAATGCGCAATGCGATGCTGATCAGCGTTGCCCTGATCGCTCCCGTGGCCTTTTTCGCCGTCGACCAGGGCAACCATGGACTCTGGCTGACGTTCATGACCTTCACCCTGCTGCGCGGCTTGAGCCTTGGGGCCATCGCCTGGCGCCTGAACCGCAAGGACGGCTGGTTCGCCTATTGA
- a CDS encoding type VI secretion system Vgr family protein, with the protein MPDPASVPLFRLEIARLRHCFTVLWLRGTEAISQPFAFELEVVNESLDVDLASLMYKPVFLSFKDGSQGFHGQIHSAMRSHFRPGPACYRLKIGPRLACLGQRYNQRIFQHMTAPQIIARVLEEHGLRKGSYRFELKTQCREREYCAQYQESDLQLVERLCAEEGIHYHFIHSRQRHELVFGDSLRGFRPAPAAPWQQLPHREGVTRFAVTSQGQDLPGSRSRQRAEGESSLPFVVSGYLLPLTGHPETEWNHMWLVNQVEHRCLAPGPEVEDGEGYTNRFHAVPWEVGFSVPEPPPRAKVPQLQRAWVVGPPGQEVERDSVGRLKVQFEWGLQGRGARYNDCWLPVMQGLELVFTGGMEVLVSLLDDDMDRPVITACLHSRACEPAFSPGESALPADSVQAQLDWQMIMGEKRRFRLDNGPTVSFEEGSELSLSIGSSRVRLDSSGLTLTSPRITFAGRMAESDQ; encoded by the coding sequence ATGCCCGATCCCGCCAGCGTGCCGCTTTTTCGTCTGGAGATCGCCCGTCTGCGTCATTGTTTTACCGTCCTCTGGTTACGGGGTACGGAAGCAATCAGTCAGCCGTTTGCCTTTGAGCTGGAAGTCGTCAACGAAAGCCTCGATGTGGATCTGGCCAGTCTGATGTACAAGCCGGTATTCCTGAGTTTCAAAGATGGTAGTCAGGGCTTTCATGGCCAGATCCACAGTGCGATGCGCAGCCATTTCCGGCCCGGACCTGCCTGTTATCGATTGAAGATCGGCCCCCGGCTGGCCTGTCTCGGGCAGCGTTACAACCAGCGCATCTTTCAGCACATGACCGCCCCGCAGATTATCGCCAGGGTTCTGGAGGAGCATGGGCTGCGCAAGGGCAGCTATCGCTTCGAGCTGAAAACCCAATGCCGCGAGCGTGAGTATTGCGCGCAGTATCAGGAGTCTGATCTGCAACTGGTGGAGCGCCTGTGTGCCGAAGAGGGCATTCACTATCACTTCATTCATTCTCGCCAGCGCCATGAGCTGGTCTTTGGCGATAGCTTGCGCGGCTTTCGTCCTGCGCCAGCGGCGCCCTGGCAGCAATTGCCACACCGAGAGGGCGTTACCCGTTTTGCCGTCACCTCCCAGGGCCAGGACTTGCCGGGCAGTCGTTCCCGGCAGCGGGCCGAAGGCGAAAGCAGCCTGCCCTTTGTGGTGTCGGGGTATCTGCTGCCGCTGACCGGCCACCCGGAAACCGAGTGGAACCACATGTGGCTGGTCAACCAGGTCGAGCATCGCTGCCTTGCACCGGGGCCGGAAGTTGAAGACGGCGAGGGTTATACCAATCGCTTTCATGCCGTCCCCTGGGAAGTGGGCTTCAGCGTGCCAGAACCGCCGCCACGTGCGAAGGTGCCGCAGTTGCAGCGGGCCTGGGTCGTCGGCCCGCCGGGGCAGGAGGTCGAGCGCGATTCGGTGGGACGCCTGAAGGTACAGTTCGAGTGGGGGTTGCAGGGACGGGGCGCGCGTTACAACGATTGCTGGCTACCGGTGATGCAGGGGCTTGAACTGGTGTTTACCGGCGGGATGGAAGTGCTGGTGAGTTTGCTCGATGACGATATGGACCGCCCGGTGATTACTGCCTGCCTGCATTCTCGTGCCTGTGAGCCGGCCTTCAGCCCAGGCGAAAGTGCCTTGCCTGCCGACAGCGTTCAGGCGCAACTGGACTGGCAGATGATCATGGGCGAGAAGCGCCGCTTTCGTCTGGATAACGGGCCGACGGTCTCGTTTGAGGAGGGTAGCGAGCTGTCGTTGAGCATCGGTTCCAGCCGGGTGCGGCTTGATTCAAGCGGCCTGACCCTGACCAGTCCGAGAATCACCTTTGCCGGCAGGATGGCCGAGAGCGATCAATAG
- the speA gene encoding arginine decarboxylase — translation MSVRRTRKDDGSQWTVADSRSVYGIRHWGAGYFAINESGRVEVRPNGPGSSPIDLYEQVDNLRKSGLSLPLLVRFPDILQDRVRQLTGAFDSNIARLEYQSQYTALYPIKVNQQEAVVENIIATQNVSIGLEAGSKPELMAVLALAPKGGTIVCNGYKDREFIRLALMGQKLGHNVFIVIEKESEVELVIEEAADLKVAPQVGLRVRLSSLASSKWADTGGEKSKFGLSAAQLLSVVDRFRKAGLDQGIRLLHFHMGSQIANLADYQHGFKEAIRYYGELRNLGLPVDHIDVGGGLGVDYDGTHSRNASSINYDMDDYAGVVVGMLKEFCDAQGLPHPHIFSESGRSLTAHHAMLVVQVTDVERHNDEVPLIEDKESLPETVQWLIDLLGPTDIEMVTETYWRATHYMSDIATQYADGKITLAQKALGEQCYFAVCRRLHNSLKARQRSHRQVLDELNDKLADKYICNFSVFQSLPDTWAIGQVLPIIPLHRLDEEPVRRAVLQDLTCDSDGKINQYVDEQSIETSMPVHALNEGEDYLLGIFLVGAYQEILGDMHNLFGDTDSVNIYQNQDGSVYHAGIETHDTIEDMLRYVHLSPEELMTHYRDKVASARISPRERTQYLDALRLGLTRSSYLSS, via the coding sequence ATGTCCGTAAGACGCACACGCAAAGACGATGGCAGCCAATGGACCGTTGCGGACAGCCGCAGTGTTTACGGGATTCGTCATTGGGGGGCCGGTTATTTTGCGATCAATGAATCCGGTCGCGTTGAAGTTCGTCCCAACGGACCGGGCAGTTCGCCCATCGACCTCTACGAGCAGGTCGACAATCTGCGCAAGAGCGGTTTGTCCCTGCCATTGCTGGTGCGTTTCCCCGATATCCTGCAGGACCGCGTTCGCCAGTTGACCGGTGCCTTCGACAGCAACATCGCGCGCCTGGAATACCAGAGCCAGTACACCGCGCTGTACCCGATCAAGGTCAACCAGCAGGAAGCAGTGGTGGAAAACATCATTGCCACCCAGAACGTCTCCATCGGCCTTGAAGCGGGTTCCAAGCCTGAGTTGATGGCGGTGCTGGCGCTGGCGCCCAAGGGCGGGACCATTGTCTGCAACGGTTACAAGGACCGTGAGTTCATCCGTCTGGCGCTGATGGGCCAGAAGCTGGGTCACAACGTCTTCATCGTGATCGAGAAAGAGTCCGAGGTCGAACTGGTTATCGAAGAGGCCGCAGATCTCAAGGTCGCTCCGCAAGTGGGCCTTCGCGTGCGCCTGTCTTCGCTGGCGTCGAGCAAGTGGGCCGATACCGGCGGCGAGAAATCCAAGTTTGGTCTGTCGGCCGCGCAACTGCTCTCGGTGGTCGATCGTTTCCGCAAGGCGGGCCTGGATCAGGGCATTCGCCTGCTGCATTTCCACATGGGCTCGCAGATCGCCAATCTGGCGGACTACCAGCACGGCTTCAAGGAAGCGATTCGTTACTACGGCGAGTTGCGCAATCTGGGACTGCCGGTAGACCACATCGATGTGGGCGGCGGTCTGGGCGTGGATTACGACGGTACGCACTCGCGTAACGCCAGTTCCATCAACTACGACATGGACGACTACGCCGGTGTCGTGGTCGGCATGCTCAAGGAGTTCTGCGATGCCCAGGGTCTGCCGCATCCGCACATCTTCTCCGAAAGCGGCCGCTCGCTGACCGCCCACCACGCCATGCTGGTGGTGCAGGTGACCGACGTCGAAAGGCACAACGACGAAGTCCCTTTGATCGAAGACAAGGAAAGCCTGCCGGAAACCGTGCAGTGGCTGATCGATCTGCTGGGCCCGACCGATATCGAGATGGTCACCGAAACCTACTGGCGTGCCACGCACTACATGAGCGATATCGCGACCCAGTATGCCGACGGCAAGATCACCCTGGCGCAGAAAGCTTTGGGCGAGCAGTGCTATTTCGCGGTGTGCCGCCGCCTGCACAACTCGTTGAAAGCACGTCAGCGTTCCCATCGTCAGGTGCTGGACGAGCTCAACGACAAGCTGGCCGACAAGTACATCTGTAACTTCTCGGTCTTCCAGAGCCTGCCCGACACCTGGGCCATCGGACAGGTGCTGCCGATCATTCCGCTGCATCGTCTGGACGAAGAGCCCGTACGCCGTGCGGTGCTTCAGGACCTTACCTGCGACTCCGACGGCAAGATCAACCAGTACGTGGACGAGCAGAGCATCGAAACCAGCATGCCGGTGCATGCCCTGAATGAAGGTGAAGATTACCTGCTGGGGATCTTCCTGGTGGGGGCCTATCAGGAGATTCTGGGTGACATGCACAACCTGTTCGGTGATACCGACTCGGTGAACATCTACCAGAACCAGGATGGCAGCGTTTACCACGCCGGTATCGAAACCCACGACACCATCGAAGACATGCTGCGTTACGTGCACTTGTCGCCGGAAGAACTGATGACCCATTATCGGGACAAGGTTGCCAGCGCCAGGATCAGCCCGCGTGAGCGTACTCAGTACCTGGATGCGTTGCGCCTTGGCCTGACTCGTTCCTCTTATCTGTCTTCCTGA
- a CDS encoding translation initiation factor Sui1 — MAKKAASFAALGGLVFSTDAGRHCPECRQPVDACTCKQNVIPEGDGIARVRRESKGRGGKTVTTITGVPLAEDGLKELAKALKQRCGTGGALKDGVIEIQGDHVELLLAELVKKGFKAKKSGG, encoded by the coding sequence GTGGCTAAAAAAGCCGCATCCTTCGCCGCCCTGGGTGGCCTGGTGTTTTCAACCGACGCAGGGCGTCATTGTCCCGAATGTCGTCAACCTGTCGATGCCTGCACCTGCAAGCAGAACGTCATCCCCGAGGGGGATGGCATTGCGCGCGTGCGGCGCGAGAGCAAAGGCCGTGGAGGCAAGACTGTGACTACCATCACGGGCGTGCCGCTGGCCGAGGATGGGCTCAAGGAACTGGCCAAGGCGCTCAAGCAGCGTTGCGGCACGGGCGGAGCCCTCAAGGACGGAGTGATCGAGATTCAGGGCGATCACGTCGAGCTGTTGCTCGCGGAACTGGTCAAAAAAGGTTTCAAGGCCAAAAAGTCCGGCGGCTGA
- a CDS encoding NUDIX hydrolase — protein MDVSAQEAAHRAASDAEQIAWVDEQDRLLGSLPRAELRDRGLIGRGTYILLFNSAGELCVHQRTLSKAIYPGFWDVAAGGMVQAGESYAESAARELEEELGVGGVALQAHEQFLFDQPGNRIWCAVFSAVWDGPLSLQPEEVLQARFIPVGQVLAETAEKPYCPDSLAALKRYLEQVANVQ, from the coding sequence ATGGACGTTTCTGCGCAAGAGGCCGCGCATCGCGCCGCCTCCGACGCCGAGCAGATCGCCTGGGTCGATGAGCAGGACCGGCTCCTGGGTTCACTCCCTCGGGCCGAGCTGCGCGACCGTGGTCTGATCGGGCGAGGCACTTATATCCTGCTGTTCAATTCGGCAGGCGAACTCTGCGTTCACCAGCGCACCCTGAGCAAAGCCATTTATCCCGGTTTCTGGGATGTGGCGGCCGGTGGCATGGTGCAGGCCGGTGAAAGCTATGCCGAATCGGCGGCCCGTGAGCTTGAGGAAGAGCTGGGTGTTGGCGGTGTTGCCTTGCAGGCCCATGAGCAGTTTCTCTTCGATCAGCCGGGCAACCGGATCTGGTGCGCGGTATTTTCCGCCGTCTGGGACGGGCCTCTGAGCCTGCAACCGGAAGAGGTCTTGCAGGCACGCTTCATCCCCGTCGGCCAGGTCTTGGCAGAAACTGCCGAAAAGCCCTATTGCCCGGACTCTCTGGCCGCGTTGAAACGCTACCTGGAGCAGGTCGCAAATGTTCAGTAA
- a CDS encoding DUF2333 family protein yields MLDWKNRAGSAGERTADTASVKRRGYLGNLFYSRALGSLILIYLLVTLLVGWYWSKEPALFPVQQNAQAAAEREGKPMVIGYTTVETLKTVSQTLLDKRGGYLSNDRFPPGLWLDNMPSWEYGVLVQVRDLSRALRKDFARSQSQSAEDGDLARAEPLFNFDNRSWVLPSSESQYTDGINALSRYQARLSDPNQKGALFYARADNLNNWLGDVGTRLGSLSQRLSASVGRVKLNSTLKTEAIASVKPGEVPQVDEEIVETPWLQIDNVFYEARGQAWALSHLLRAIEVDFADVLAKKNATVSVRQIIRELEASQEPLWSPMVLNGSAFGVLANHSLVMANYISRANAAVIDLRQLLSQG; encoded by the coding sequence ATGCTGGATTGGAAGAACCGCGCAGGCAGCGCGGGTGAGCGTACCGCTGATACTGCGTCGGTCAAGAGACGTGGTTACCTGGGCAACCTTTTCTATAGCAGAGCCCTGGGTTCCCTGATTCTGATCTATCTGCTGGTCACCCTGCTGGTGGGCTGGTACTGGAGCAAGGAGCCTGCGCTGTTTCCCGTGCAGCAGAATGCCCAGGCCGCTGCCGAGCGTGAAGGCAAGCCGATGGTGATCGGCTACACCACGGTCGAAACCCTCAAGACAGTCTCCCAGACATTGCTCGACAAACGTGGTGGCTACCTGTCCAACGATCGCTTCCCGCCAGGTCTGTGGCTGGACAACATGCCAAGCTGGGAATACGGCGTGCTGGTACAGGTCCGCGACCTGAGTCGTGCGTTGCGCAAGGACTTTGCCCGTTCGCAGTCGCAATCGGCTGAAGACGGTGATCTGGCCCGTGCCGAGCCGTTGTTCAACTTCGATAACCGCAGTTGGGTGCTGCCGTCGAGCGAGTCGCAGTACACCGACGGTATCAATGCCCTGAGCCGCTATCAGGCACGTCTCTCCGACCCGAATCAGAAAGGCGCCTTGTTCTATGCCCGTGCCGATAACCTGAATAACTGGCTGGGCGACGTGGGCACACGCCTGGGTTCCCTGTCCCAGCGTCTGTCGGCCAGTGTCGGCCGGGTCAAGCTCAACAGCACTCTGAAAACCGAAGCCATTGCCTCGGTCAAGCCGGGTGAAGTGCCGCAGGTCGACGAGGAAATAGTTGAAACCCCTTGGCTGCAGATCGATAACGTCTTCTATGAGGCCCGCGGTCAGGCCTGGGCCCTGTCGCATCTGTTGCGTGCCATCGAAGTGGACTTCGCCGATGTATTGGCCAAGAAGAACGCGACCGTCAGCGTGCGCCAGATCATTCGTGAACTGGAGGCTTCCCAGGAGCCGCTGTGGAGCCCGATGGTCTTGAACGGCAGCGCGTTTGGCGTGCTGGCCAACCACTCGCTGGTCATGGCCAACTACATCTCCCGTGCCAACGCGGCGGTGATCGACCTTCGCCAGTTGCTGTCCCAGGGCTGA